The Enterococcus sp. 7F3_DIV0205 genome has a window encoding:
- a CDS encoding LPXTG cell wall anchor domain-containing protein, whose protein sequence is MQKKFYTSIKLLVLSIAFILVVFGSMKLSTMTTEAKELNDTIQNVKITNEKGEDQTSFKSWDIIQVHMDWSIPNGSAKKGDTTLIDLPVELDLVNSLTFDVLDESGSVVAIAVADKESKTVLLTYTEFVETHSNVKGTLQFLSRFDTQIIDEYGTIKLVFPINKTNEVSTEVEVEKATDDPNEVINKWSWFSSDSRTLFWEVRVNASGQEFPNAVVTDTFQTDNYTLVPGSIKVISAEFPDGDKGIFDNPINKVDITSQVTVDYLPNGFTVDFGDMPKGIGYLISYDTTIDHQPQDQEEFSNIATLESNQTTIASKKVNTQYSDGSGTGTGEVFSIQVMKTSEEGSVLAGAEFDVYKDSTNERIGQISTNDQGLGEINDLLQEDYTLIETKAPVGFILDATPIKVSQNDFQNKIAFKQVINIAEQTVGSVRLIKVDQTTKERLAGVVFELQDDRGNPLQKELITDENGQLFVQGLAPGNYQFLETKALNGYILNEKPIFFEITSNQTEPVEVVVENQKEEKTEPSKKNSNESHEKKNNGNQSNDRILPKTGENAMNYLFLFGSLCLGISGTILLDRSKRV, encoded by the coding sequence CCATTAAATTACTAGTTTTAAGTATTGCATTTATTTTGGTCGTGTTTGGCTCAATGAAACTATCTACAATGACGACTGAAGCAAAAGAACTTAATGATACAATTCAAAATGTAAAAATCACTAATGAAAAAGGAGAAGACCAAACCTCTTTCAAATCGTGGGACATCATCCAAGTTCATATGGATTGGAGTATTCCAAATGGAAGCGCCAAAAAAGGTGATACGACGTTGATCGACTTACCTGTTGAGTTAGATTTAGTGAATAGTTTGACCTTTGATGTGTTGGATGAAAGTGGATCTGTTGTGGCTATTGCAGTTGCAGATAAGGAATCAAAAACAGTTTTGCTGACGTATACCGAATTTGTAGAAACCCATTCAAATGTAAAAGGTACACTGCAATTTTTAAGTCGATTTGACACACAAATAATTGATGAATATGGCACGATCAAGCTGGTGTTTCCAATCAATAAAACAAACGAAGTTTCAACCGAAGTAGAAGTTGAAAAAGCCACAGATGATCCGAATGAAGTGATCAATAAATGGTCGTGGTTTTCATCAGATTCACGTACCCTTTTTTGGGAAGTACGAGTAAATGCAAGTGGACAGGAGTTTCCTAATGCTGTGGTTACCGATACTTTTCAAACAGATAACTATACATTAGTTCCAGGATCGATCAAAGTGATTTCAGCGGAATTTCCTGATGGGGATAAAGGAATTTTTGATAATCCAATCAATAAAGTTGATATTACCAGTCAAGTGACAGTCGATTATCTTCCAAATGGATTTACAGTAGATTTTGGTGATATGCCTAAAGGAATAGGCTATCTTATTTCTTATGACACGACAATCGATCACCAACCCCAAGATCAAGAAGAATTTTCTAATATTGCTACGTTAGAAAGCAATCAAACAACAATTGCTTCTAAAAAAGTAAATACCCAATACTCCGATGGAAGTGGTACCGGAACAGGGGAAGTATTTTCTATTCAAGTAATGAAAACTTCGGAAGAGGGAAGTGTTTTAGCTGGTGCAGAATTTGATGTTTATAAAGATTCAACGAACGAACGTATCGGTCAAATTAGCACAAATGATCAAGGCTTAGGTGAAATAAATGATTTGCTGCAAGAAGATTATACTTTAATAGAAACAAAAGCACCTGTTGGGTTCATTCTTGATGCTACACCAATAAAAGTATCCCAAAATGATTTTCAAAACAAGATTGCTTTTAAACAAGTGATAAATATAGCTGAACAGACAGTTGGATCAGTTCGGCTGATCAAGGTGGATCAAACAACGAAAGAACGATTGGCAGGTGTCGTATTTGAGCTTCAAGATGATAGGGGCAATCCATTACAGAAGGAGCTTATAACAGACGAAAATGGTCAACTTTTCGTTCAGGGGTTAGCACCAGGCAACTATCAATTTCTAGAAACGAAAGCATTAAACGGATATATACTAAATGAAAAACCAATTTTCTTTGAAATAACGTCGAATCAAACTGAACCAGTAGAAGTCGTTGTTGAAAATCAAAAAGAAGAAAAAACGGAACCATCAAAAAAGAACAGTAATGAAAGCCACGAAAAGAAAAATAATGGGAACCAATCTAATGACAGAATATTACCTAAAACTGGGGAAAACGCAATGAACTACTTATTTTTATTCGGTAGTCTTTGTCTAGGGATCAGTGGTACTATTCTTTTGGATAGAAGTAAGAGAGTTTAA
- the tmk gene encoding dTMP kinase: MQGIFITIEGPDGAGKTSVLNELYPRLDLAAERSIIKTREPGGIPIAEKIRQIILDPRNQEMDERTEALLYAAARRQHLMEKVLPALEEGKIVLCDRFVDSSLAYQGAGRRIGVEAIAAINEFAIEGTVPDFTIYLDVDSDTGLNRIKNNRQQQIDRLDSEGLEFHQRVRHEYLKLVEENPERITKIDARMSLEDVVEATFQAIVKRYPEYFRN; this comes from the coding sequence GTGCAAGGTATTTTTATAACGATCGAAGGACCAGATGGCGCAGGGAAAACAAGCGTATTGAATGAGTTATACCCAAGATTAGATCTGGCAGCAGAAAGAAGCATTATTAAAACAAGAGAACCTGGCGGTATTCCCATTGCTGAGAAAATTCGTCAAATTATCTTAGATCCGAGAAATCAGGAGATGGATGAGCGGACAGAAGCGTTGCTTTATGCAGCTGCTCGACGTCAGCATTTGATGGAAAAGGTTTTACCTGCATTAGAAGAAGGTAAAATCGTTTTATGTGACCGATTTGTAGACAGCTCATTAGCCTACCAAGGTGCTGGGCGACGTATTGGTGTTGAGGCAATTGCTGCAATCAATGAATTTGCAATTGAAGGGACGGTACCTGATTTTACGATTTATCTTGATGTAGATTCTGATACTGGATTGAATCGTATTAAAAACAATCGCCAACAACAAATCGACCGATTAGATTCAGAAGGGCTTGAGTTTCATCAACGAGTTCGTCATGAATATCTGAAATTGGTAGAAGAAAACCCAGAAAGAATCACGAAAATCGATGCCAGAATGAGTTTGGAAGATGTTGTAGAAGCAACCTTTCAAGCAATCGTAAAACGTTATCCAGAATATTTTAGAAACTAG
- a CDS encoding cyclic-di-AMP receptor, which produces MKIILAIVQDKDSNRLANEFIDANIRATKLSSTGGFLKAGNSTFIVGIDDDRVEEALELIKKTCQSRKQYVSTPVTLDITMDGQVPYPVEVEVGGATVFVLPVEGFHQY; this is translated from the coding sequence ATGAAAATTATTTTAGCAATTGTCCAAGATAAAGATAGTAACCGTTTAGCCAATGAATTTATTGATGCTAATATTCGTGCAACAAAACTTTCATCAACAGGCGGCTTTTTAAAAGCTGGAAATAGTACATTTATCGTTGGGATCGATGATGATCGTGTAGAAGAAGCATTGGAATTGATCAAAAAAACATGTCAATCTCGTAAACAATATGTGTCAACTCCTGTAACACTAGATATTACGATGGATGGACAAGTGCCTTATCCTGTCGAGGTTGAGGTAGGAGGGGCAACAGTCTTTGTTCTCCCAGTAGAAGGGTTCCATCAATATTAA